From the genome of Metabacillus dongyingensis:
TTCTATGGAAATAAAGCAACAGAATGGAATGCAGAACAGCTTGAGCAGATGCCTGATTGGGATAACATGATCGCTCAGATTAAAGAACAACGCGAACATCCTTTACAATATGTTGAAAGGCAGACTGGATGAATCTGTACCAGAGAACTTCAAAAAAGCTGAAAATTTCGGAAAGTTAATTCTTACGGCTGCGGCGCATTTATCCAACCATAATAGTGTTGTAGCTGCAATGCTGCAAGTCCTGAAACAAAAATAATATGCAAGACATAAACAGCAGTCAAAGTTCTATATTTGACTGCTTTATTTGATAAATAAACAATAGTAGAAACCATTTGGGGAGATTAGAATGAAACGACAATCATGGCTGATCAATTCATTATTGTGCATCGCAGTAGTAGTGGGGTTAGTGTGGTTTAATCAAAAGGTTTTGCATTTGGCTCCCGAAGAGATAAGGGGTTGGATTTTATCCTTTGGCTGGGCTGCCCCCGTATTGTTTATTCTTATCTACACAATACGTCCTTTGATTCTGTTCCCAGCCTCTATCATGTCGTTAGCAGGCGGATTGGCTTTTGGACCGGTTTGGGGAACCATTTACACGATCATTGGCGCCACGCTTGGCGCAGTGCTATCTTTTGGGTTAGCACGAGCTTTAGGCGAAAACCTGTTCCGTGTAAGGCTGGAGAAATGGAGAAAGCTTGAAACACAATTACGTGAGAAGGGCTTTCTCTATATTTTGCTGCTTCGACTGATTCCCGTATTCCCCTTTGATCTTGTCAGCTACGCGGCAGGTATTTCGAAAGTGAAGTTTTGGGCATTTCTGTTCGGTACACTCTTGGGAATCATTCCTGGTACGTTTGCATATAATTTTCTCGGTTCCAGTTTTTTTCAAGGAAAGACGCTATACGTGATCATTGCAGCGGCCGTGTTTATCCTTGTCACACTGATCCCTTTATTTCTTAAGAAACGAATGGTTAAAAATTCATAAACGGAAGGAACGCTTACTTTGAAAAGCTATGATATTGTTGTCATTGGCGGCGGATCGGGAGGGCTAACCGTAGCCGCAGGAGCAGTCGCCTTTGGGGTAAAGGTTGCATTAATAGAAAAAGAGCCTGAACCTGGAGGAGACTGTTTGCATACCGGGTGTGTTCCTTCCAAAGCGCTGATTGCCGCGGCTAAGGAGCTCCATACGGCAAGGAAAGCTGCAAAAGCATTTGGTTTGGAGCTAAAAGGGAAAGCGGATTACCATGAAGCTTTCCAAAGAGTCCAGGCAGCCAAAGCTGCCATTCAACATCACGACAGCTCGGAACGGTTTCGCTCCATGGGGGTGGACGTGTATCACGGACACGGTCAATTCCGGGACACTCATCATATCGAAATTAATGGGAACGAAGTTATTTATGGTAAACGGATTGTCATTGCTACAGGTTCCAGACCAGCTATTCCCCCTATCGATGGTTTGCAAGACGTAGATTTTTTAACCAATGAAAGTGTATTTGATATGAGAGCTTTGCCGAAAAGCCTTGTTGTCATTGGTGCTGGGCCAGTCGGCTTGGAATTGGGTCAAGCTTTCGCTCGCCTGGGTGCCAAAGTAACGGTACTCGATCGAGGTCCGGAAATATTAAGCAATGAAGACGAGGAAATCGTTCCTTATGCACGAGCTGCTTTGGAAAAAGAAATGACTTTACTGGTAAAAGCGACCGTGAACAAGGTTGAAGCCATCCCTGAGGGACGAAAAAGGCTTTATATAGACAGAGACGGTGAAAAGCTTCAATTGGAGGCAGACGCCCTATTGATTGCCGCCGGCCGAATGCCGAATACTGATCGTCTTGAACTTTCGCGTATCGGAATTGAAATGGACCGAGACCATATCGCGACGAAGAAAACATTGCAAACCAGCATTCCACATATTTACGCTGTCGGGGATGTAATCAGACCATTCCCGTTTACACATGCTGCAGGGATGGAGGGGAAAATTGTCGTAGGAAATGCAGTTTTCAACTTAAAACGAAAAGTAAGCTACGACAACGTTCCATGGGTAACGTATACAGAACCGGAAATCTTTCATTTGGGGATGACGGAGCAGGAAGCCCGCAAGTATGTTGGCGATGAGATCAGCATTTACAGAGTACCCTTAAATCAGGTGGATCGATTTATTACTGACGGACATAAAGAAGGCATCGTTAAGGTCATTACAGATGGTAAAGGAAAGATCTTTGGCGCACATGCCGTCGGGAATGGGGCGGGGGAATGGATGCAGCAAGCCGTATTTGCAAAACATTACGGCCATAAGCTTCCCGATATATCGCAAGTGGTTCATCCTTATCCAACCTATTCCGAAGCTTTAAGGAAAACAGCTGATCAATATTGGCAGCATAAGTTTTCTCAAGGCGTTACCGGGCGGTTATTAAAAGCATATGTAAAATGGTTTCGATAACATGGAAGGAGGCGGGGGTTTTGAAATACAAACGTTCTGCAGCAGGTATTATCTTATTATGCATCGTTAGCTTGATTACAGCCGCCTGTTCTGGTAAACATTCCGCCGATCAAGGAAAGGCTACCGGCGAAACGCTTCTTTCAAGCAGCTGGGATCAAGTGCTGGCTGAAGCCAAGGGACAAACCGTGAATTGGTATATGTGGGGCGGAAGCGATGCCATTAATGAATTTGTGGATAAAAAATATGGAACATGGCTGAAGGATCGGTACAATATTACCCTGCGCCGTGTGCCAATCAGCGATACCGCAGAAGCGGTGAATAAGGTACTAAATGAGAAGCAAGCTGGCAAAAACGAAGGCGGCAGTATGGATTTAATTTGGAT
Proteins encoded in this window:
- a CDS encoding TVP38/TMEM64 family protein encodes the protein MKRQSWLINSLLCIAVVVGLVWFNQKVLHLAPEEIRGWILSFGWAAPVLFILIYTIRPLILFPASIMSLAGGLAFGPVWGTIYTIIGATLGAVLSFGLARALGENLFRVRLEKWRKLETQLREKGFLYILLLRLIPVFPFDLVSYAAGISKVKFWAFLFGTLLGIIPGTFAYNFLGSSFFQGKTLYVIIAAAVFILVTLIPLFLKKRMVKNS
- a CDS encoding dihydrolipoyl dehydrogenase family protein yields the protein MKSYDIVVIGGGSGGLTVAAGAVAFGVKVALIEKEPEPGGDCLHTGCVPSKALIAAAKELHTARKAAKAFGLELKGKADYHEAFQRVQAAKAAIQHHDSSERFRSMGVDVYHGHGQFRDTHHIEINGNEVIYGKRIVIATGSRPAIPPIDGLQDVDFLTNESVFDMRALPKSLVVIGAGPVGLELGQAFARLGAKVTVLDRGPEILSNEDEEIVPYARAALEKEMTLLVKATVNKVEAIPEGRKRLYIDRDGEKLQLEADALLIAAGRMPNTDRLELSRIGIEMDRDHIATKKTLQTSIPHIYAVGDVIRPFPFTHAAGMEGKIVVGNAVFNLKRKVSYDNVPWVTYTEPEIFHLGMTEQEARKYVGDEISIYRVPLNQVDRFITDGHKEGIVKVITDGKGKIFGAHAVGNGAGEWMQQAVFAKHYGHKLPDISQVVHPYPTYSEALRKTADQYWQHKFSQGVTGRLLKAYVKWFR